A single genomic interval of Bradyrhizobium sp. sBnM-33 harbors:
- a CDS encoding BadF/BadG/BcrA/BcrD ATPase family protein, which yields MGTKGTTYLGIDGGGTRCRARIEDESGRVLGAASSGPATTRIGFEKAWRSIMEATEAAAAQAGLTREDFAQMHAGIGLAGLGRRGAEAALNKIAHPFASVIFISDGLAACLGAHSGADGAIVVAGTGSVGVGLIEGREIRLAGYGFPVSDEGSGADIGLQVVRLALRAADRRSELTPLLSEVLGAFDHDPYQAVAWSEEARATDYAAFAPIVIRHANQGDPVGRRIVERAADAIGDLLDLFLARGIDRLSLVGGLADAITPWLTPDLRARLRCPDADAAAGALLIARRRLDVPKKELPKREADHEQASKFRV from the coding sequence ATGGGAACAAAAGGTACCACGTATCTCGGCATTGATGGCGGTGGAACCCGCTGCCGCGCCCGGATCGAGGACGAAAGCGGCAGGGTACTCGGTGCAGCGAGTTCTGGACCTGCCACGACCCGGATTGGCTTCGAGAAGGCTTGGCGGTCCATCATGGAGGCCACTGAAGCTGCAGCCGCACAGGCCGGACTGACGCGCGAGGATTTCGCGCAGATGCACGCCGGAATTGGCCTCGCCGGTCTTGGTCGCCGGGGCGCGGAAGCGGCACTCAACAAGATCGCGCATCCCTTTGCGTCCGTCATCTTCATCAGCGACGGCCTGGCGGCCTGTCTCGGCGCCCATAGCGGCGCGGACGGGGCCATCGTGGTAGCCGGCACAGGCTCGGTGGGTGTTGGCCTGATCGAGGGCCGCGAGATCCGTCTCGCCGGTTACGGCTTTCCCGTGTCGGACGAAGGCAGCGGTGCCGACATCGGCCTGCAGGTTGTTCGATTGGCGTTGCGGGCCGCCGATCGCCGCAGCGAGCTGACCCCGTTGCTTTCAGAAGTGCTGGGCGCATTCGATCATGATCCTTATCAGGCGGTGGCCTGGTCTGAAGAAGCCAGGGCCACAGACTACGCTGCGTTCGCGCCGATCGTGATACGGCACGCCAATCAGGGCGATCCGGTCGGCCGTCGCATTGTGGAACGCGCGGCCGACGCCATTGGCGATCTGCTCGATCTGTTCCTGGCGAGAGGAATTGACCGGCTCTCGCTGGTGGGCGGGCTCGCCGATGCCATTACGCCCTGGCTGACACCTGACCTGCGCGCCCGCCTGAGGTGTCCCGACGCCGACGCGGCGGCCGGCGCATTACTAATTGCGCGAAGGCGGCTTGACGTGCCCAAGAAAGAACTGCCCAAGAGAGAAGCTGACCATGAACAGGCTTCAAAGTTCCGCGTTTGA
- the nagA gene encoding N-acetylglucosamine-6-phosphate deacetylase, translating into MGHAGSSSLTIAAQRIFDGAEMRGPGSVEISEGRIERITFGEVEARASIHLPADAILAPGFIDIQVNGGGGVLLNDQPTEAGVRRIVEAHRKGGTAGCLPTLITDRSEVIERLAAVAQACLKIPGVLGFHLEGPALNRSRKGIHPEAEIRVPDRRDLAAIKSFGGRGRSIVTLAPECVPASMIDELIGAGLRIAAGHSDATAAEVGQAVDRGVSGVTHLFNAMSQLNAREPGLVGAALGDDRLFAGIICDGIHVDRAGLRVAFRCKERDRLMLITDAMPLTGTNDRQFMLHGRQITLNENRLTGPDGTLAGAHLTMIEAVRNAVALLGISLVDALIMASRTPAAFLGLESELGRIAPGYRADLVVFNPNFEVVGTWIGGVGSKGEASEASHRG; encoded by the coding sequence ATGGGCCACGCTGGTTCTTCCTCCCTCACGATTGCCGCGCAGCGCATCTTTGATGGTGCCGAGATGCGCGGGCCCGGGTCGGTCGAGATCTCGGAGGGGCGGATTGAACGCATCACCTTCGGCGAGGTGGAGGCGCGCGCCTCCATCCACCTTCCCGCAGACGCGATCCTCGCACCCGGATTCATCGACATCCAGGTGAACGGAGGCGGGGGCGTTCTTCTCAACGACCAGCCAACGGAGGCTGGCGTGCGACGCATCGTTGAGGCGCACCGCAAGGGGGGGACCGCGGGCTGCTTGCCGACCCTCATCACCGATCGCAGCGAGGTCATCGAGCGATTGGCTGCAGTCGCCCAGGCCTGTCTGAAGATTCCCGGCGTTCTCGGCTTTCATCTGGAAGGACCGGCCCTCAACAGGTCTCGCAAGGGCATTCACCCGGAAGCCGAGATACGCGTGCCCGATCGGCGGGATCTCGCCGCGATCAAAAGTTTTGGAGGCCGCGGCCGCTCCATTGTGACCTTGGCCCCGGAATGCGTGCCCGCGTCCATGATCGATGAATTGATCGGCGCCGGATTGCGTATCGCGGCCGGCCACAGCGACGCCACCGCAGCCGAAGTCGGGCAGGCGGTCGATCGCGGTGTCTCGGGGGTCACCCACCTGTTCAATGCCATGTCGCAGTTGAACGCCCGGGAGCCGGGCTTGGTGGGTGCCGCGCTTGGGGATGACCGGCTGTTTGCAGGGATCATCTGCGACGGCATCCACGTTGACCGCGCCGGTTTGCGTGTTGCCTTCCGCTGCAAGGAACGCGACCGATTGATGCTGATCACCGATGCCATGCCACTGACGGGCACGAACGACCGGCAATTCATGCTGCATGGAAGGCAGATCACGTTGAACGAAAATCGCCTGACTGGCCCCGATGGCACACTCGCGGGCGCCCACCTCACCATGATCGAGGCGGTGCGCAACGCTGTTGCGCTGCTCGGCATCTCCCTTGTCGATGCCCTCATCATGGCCTCCCGGACACCCGCGGCATTTCTGGGCCTTGAGTCCGAGCTTGGACGGATCGCGCCCGGATACCGCGCGGACCTTGTCGTGTTCAATCCGAACTTTGAAGTCGTCGGCACATGGATAGGCGGTGTCGGTTCGAAGGGCGAGGCGAGCGAGGCTTCTCACCGAGGTTAG
- a CDS encoding aspartate kinase: MRNHPIIVQKYGGVCLETPAKIRAVARSLADLHGRGHRVVAIVSAMGNTTDQLIQMAYQVSPAPNRREFDMLLTTGERISMSLMSMALSDLGVPAISFTGSQAGVMTDDSHSSARILDVRPIRVHEELDRGRVVVLAGFQGVNAATREITTLGRGGSDTTAVAMAAALKAERCEIIKEVDGICSADPRIVPDAKPLRRVDFASLSDMCFWGAKILHFRSVELAQSQNVRLVLKQWGSVERSTEVTKEVAGMENGKVLAVNSMARIEHVEIDSKDLNHGFEKFAEHLKQNSLSWPQLLASSFAVEKTSMTVACDSEWLDALLRTLEQSKDLRRQREASSSVTLTCFGGVSSELPFKALQALGQHGIVPDKYVLSPHSVSLFIPVESREAAVKALHSLVQKT; the protein is encoded by the coding sequence ATGCGCAACCATCCCATCATCGTACAAAAATATGGCGGTGTCTGTCTTGAAACACCGGCGAAAATTCGTGCGGTCGCGCGCAGTCTCGCCGACCTGCATGGCCGTGGTCATCGTGTCGTGGCGATCGTCTCCGCCATGGGCAATACCACTGACCAATTGATCCAGATGGCTTATCAGGTAAGTCCTGCTCCCAATCGGCGTGAATTCGACATGCTGCTAACCACCGGTGAGCGCATCAGCATGTCCCTGATGAGCATGGCGCTTTCCGATCTCGGCGTGCCCGCGATCAGCTTCACCGGCAGCCAAGCCGGCGTGATGACCGACGACTCCCATTCCTCCGCACGCATTCTGGATGTACGCCCCATTCGCGTGCATGAGGAACTTGATCGTGGGCGCGTTGTGGTGCTGGCAGGATTCCAGGGCGTTAACGCGGCGACCCGGGAAATCACCACGCTCGGCCGGGGCGGCAGCGACACCACGGCCGTTGCGATGGCCGCGGCGCTGAAGGCCGAACGCTGTGAGATCATCAAAGAGGTCGACGGAATTTGTTCGGCCGATCCGCGCATCGTGCCGGATGCAAAGCCCCTGCGGCGCGTGGACTTCGCATCCCTGTCCGACATGTGCTTCTGGGGTGCAAAGATCCTGCATTTTCGCAGCGTGGAGCTGGCGCAAAGTCAGAATGTGCGTCTGGTTCTGAAGCAGTGGGGTAGCGTTGAACGCAGTACGGAAGTGACGAAAGAGGTTGCAGGCATGGAAAACGGAAAGGTTCTGGCCGTCAACTCGATGGCTCGCATTGAGCACGTGGAGATCGATTCCAAAGATCTCAATCACGGTTTCGAGAAATTTGCGGAGCATCTCAAGCAAAACAGCCTGTCCTGGCCGCAGCTCCTCGCCTCGAGCTTCGCCGTGGAAAAAACCAGCATGACCGTGGCCTGTGATTCAGAGTGGCTCGACGCCCTGTTGCGCACGCTGGAGCAAAGCAAGGATCTGCGCAGGCAGCGCGAGGCTTCAAGTTCGGTTACTCTCACCTGCTTCGGCGGCGTTTCGTCGGAATTACCGTTCAAGGCGTTGCAGGCTCTCGGACAGCACGGGATTGTCCCCGATAAGTACGTGTTGTCGCCGCATTCGGTCAGTCTGTTTATCCCTGTGGAGAGCCGGGAGGCTGCGGTTAAGGCGCTGCATTCGCTTGTCCAGAAAACATAG
- a CDS encoding AraC family transcriptional regulator, giving the protein MTVIPLTRCQFLMPFAEIHSEIGGPTAALLAKFQLPTSLEEKADHYVPLLPAVRFATAAQEKQGLSEIAFRAAQKLSFDHLSEDMRARIRHSPTLLVAFQHMCKWAPVEDTNLRLWLEPHDESVRICSRLVGTKGISHLEMSQWLQNIFVMHIVRQFAGANWTPKVIAFEANYTPGIEVQSLWPNTRFISCQRASWIEVPLQFLSHPNPMDVVPSNLPETERQPFGNDVVSVLKLTLPSYLDEGGPALAQAAEMVGVSVRSLQRKLSLAGLTYSRLLEQVRFNNAIRLLSDTENKIIDVAFSSGYADPAHFTRAFRRISGLTPREFRDVRRSGGS; this is encoded by the coding sequence ATGACCGTCATTCCGTTGACCCGTTGTCAATTTCTCATGCCATTTGCCGAGATCCATTCGGAGATAGGTGGACCCACCGCGGCACTTCTCGCCAAGTTTCAGCTACCTACGTCCCTGGAAGAAAAGGCGGATCACTACGTGCCGCTGCTGCCGGCCGTTCGGTTCGCGACGGCGGCGCAGGAAAAGCAAGGCTTGTCGGAGATCGCCTTTCGAGCAGCCCAGAAACTCTCATTCGACCATTTGAGTGAGGACATGCGGGCCCGAATTCGCCATTCGCCTACCTTGCTGGTCGCTTTCCAGCACATGTGCAAGTGGGCTCCCGTCGAAGATACAAATCTCCGTCTATGGCTGGAGCCGCACGACGAGAGCGTAAGAATTTGCAGCAGGCTCGTTGGAACGAAAGGCATCTCCCATCTTGAGATGTCCCAATGGCTTCAGAACATTTTTGTCATGCACATTGTCCGTCAATTCGCGGGCGCAAACTGGACACCGAAAGTCATCGCGTTTGAAGCAAACTATACACCGGGCATTGAGGTTCAATCGCTTTGGCCGAATACCCGCTTCATATCATGCCAGAGGGCCTCATGGATCGAAGTGCCGCTGCAGTTCTTGAGCCATCCCAATCCAATGGATGTCGTTCCGTCGAATTTGCCCGAGACCGAGCGGCAGCCTTTCGGCAATGACGTCGTCAGCGTTCTCAAATTGACCCTGCCATCGTATCTGGACGAAGGAGGCCCTGCGCTGGCCCAGGCGGCCGAGATGGTTGGAGTGAGCGTTCGAAGTCTGCAGAGAAAGCTTTCGTTGGCTGGGCTGACATATTCGAGACTGCTGGAGCAGGTCCGTTTCAACAATGCGATAAGGCTCCTGAGTGATACCGAGAACAAAATCATCGACGTGGCGTTCTCATCGGGCTATGCTGACCCCGCCCACTTCACTCGCGCCTTTCGTCGAATCTCCGGACTTACCCCGCGAGAATTTCGAGACGTCCGGAGAAGCGGGGGAAGTTGA
- a CDS encoding helix-turn-helix domain-containing protein, producing MTTGQRNDGHCYLPKKSRDPSLAGRQPSCSISQSRNARDGRNALDQFHLAKILAADGQIGGRVAGNLEPSLFLLREHGLHASHKPMRAVRLPSSRIVRAAIVASLRHGDATLDSTAHALKISGRTLQRHLGRMGTSHSEMLAEVRLKIACHLLADSSKRLSDIAKFLGYTNASSFSRSFARLMKIQPVVYRRQQRARKHDVARPRGRSHAIGR from the coding sequence TTGACAACGGGTCAACGGAATGACGGTCATTGCTACCTGCCCAAGAAGTCGCGCGATCCCAGTCTAGCAGGCCGCCAACCCTCTTGCTCTATTTCACAGTCACGCAATGCCCGGGATGGGCGGAATGCGCTCGACCAATTTCATTTAGCGAAAATTCTGGCGGCTGATGGCCAGATTGGCGGCCGTGTTGCCGGTAACCTCGAACCATCACTTTTTCTCTTGAGGGAGCATGGGCTTCACGCCTCACACAAACCGATGAGAGCCGTCCGTTTGCCTTCATCCCGGATAGTCCGCGCGGCCATTGTCGCGTCACTGCGGCACGGTGACGCAACTCTCGATAGCACGGCCCATGCGCTCAAAATCAGCGGGCGCACGCTGCAGCGTCATCTCGGGCGCATGGGCACAAGCCACAGCGAAATGCTCGCAGAGGTTCGCTTGAAGATCGCGTGTCACCTGCTCGCCGATTCAAGCAAGCGCTTGTCGGATATAGCCAAATTCCTCGGCTATACCAACGCAAGCAGCTTCAGCCGCTCTTTCGCGCGTTTGATGAAAATTCAACCCGTTGTTTACCGGCGGCAGCAACGTGCCCGTAAACATGATGTGGCGCGCCCCCGCGGGCGGTCTCACGCGATTGGCCGCTGA
- a CDS encoding DUF1254 domain-containing protein, protein MNITRRSLAFGGMGLLAGAAATRSVLAQDSFLGVGQGLEDFWLASDAYIFGYPLVTMEMTRRIITNVAEPVGTRGPMGQIIKLRQYPDASFRDVTAPNADTLYTTSFFDVGKEPWVLSIPDMKGRYFLMPMLDGWTTVFQVPGKRTTGTGAQTYAITGPGWKGTLPAGVREYKSQTNIVWLLGRIYCTGTPEDYAGVHKLQDECTLVPLSAYGKPYTPPPGKVDPSIDMKTAVREQVNRMDAVSYFKLLCDLMKTNPPYAADAPQLAKFARIGIVPGQDFDESKLEADFLKRVPEVSFDRIMLQFKVNKAVRDENGFAFTTRTGIYGTDYLMRALVTAIGLGANRPQDAVYPVSQKDADGHKYNGANKYVMRFAKGHLPPAEGFWSLTMYDSGYFFVKNPINRYSISAREDLKENPDGSTDLYIQKDSPGKDKESNWLPAPEGDFILMLRMYWPQETDPSIINGTWTVPAARKVGA, encoded by the coding sequence ATGAACATCACCCGTCGATCCCTTGCATTTGGTGGAATGGGGCTGCTGGCAGGAGCGGCCGCAACACGATCGGTCCTTGCCCAGGATTCCTTCCTCGGGGTGGGGCAAGGTCTGGAGGATTTCTGGCTCGCCAGCGACGCCTACATATTCGGCTATCCTTTGGTGACGATGGAGATGACCCGCCGGATCATCACCAACGTCGCCGAACCCGTGGGCACGCGCGGCCCGATGGGCCAGATCATCAAGCTGCGCCAGTATCCCGACGCCTCGTTCAGGGATGTCACCGCGCCGAACGCGGACACGCTCTACACGACTTCTTTCTTCGATGTCGGGAAAGAACCGTGGGTCCTGAGCATCCCCGACATGAAGGGGCGCTATTTCCTGATGCCCATGCTGGACGGCTGGACGACGGTGTTCCAGGTGCCCGGCAAGCGCACCACCGGCACCGGGGCGCAGACTTACGCCATCACCGGTCCCGGGTGGAAAGGCACGCTGCCGGCCGGCGTGAGGGAGTACAAATCGCAAACCAATATCGTGTGGCTGCTCGGCCGCATCTATTGCACCGGCACGCCGGAGGACTACGCCGGCGTCCACAAGCTGCAGGACGAGTGCACGCTCGTTCCGCTCAGCGCCTACGGCAAGCCGTACACGCCGCCTCCGGGAAAGGTTGATCCGTCGATCGACATGAAGACGGCCGTCCGCGAGCAGGTCAATCGCATGGACGCGGTGTCGTATTTCAAGCTGCTGTGCGACCTGATGAAGACCAATCCGCCATACGCCGCCGACGCGCCTCAGCTTGCCAAATTTGCCCGCATCGGCATCGTTCCCGGACAGGATTTTGACGAGAGCAAGCTGGAGGCGGACTTCCTGAAGCGCGTGCCGGAGGTTTCGTTCGACCGGATTATGCTTCAGTTCAAGGTCAACAAGGCCGTCAGGGACGAGAACGGCTTTGCCTTCACGACGAGAACCGGCATCTACGGCACCGACTATCTGATGCGGGCTTTGGTGACCGCGATCGGTCTCGGCGCCAATCGTCCACAGGACGCGGTGTATCCGGTTTCACAAAAAGATGCGGATGGCCACAAGTACAATGGCGCGAACAAGTATGTGATGCGGTTTGCCAAGGGCCACCTGCCTCCGGCGGAGGGATTTTGGTCGCTCACGATGTACGACAGCGGCTACTTCTTTGTGAAGAATCCGATCAACCGCTACTCGATCAGCGCCCGGGAAGATCTGAAGGAAAATCCGGACGGCTCAACCGATCTCTACATTCAGAAGGACTCCCCCGGCAAGGACAAGGAATCGAACTGGCTTCCCGCGCCTGAGGGCGATTTCATACTCATGCTGCGCATGTATTGGCCGCAGGAAACAGATCCGTCGATCATCAACGGCACATGGACAGTTCCCGCCGCCAGGAAGGTTGGCGCTTGA
- a CDS encoding transporter, protein MAMMSVSPAAVYADEGGVSYWLPGRFSSLAATPQVPGWSMAAVYYHTSVSAFGSAAAAREIHVGRIPATVNVDLNLRLNAQADLVMLNPTYTFATPVLGGQLAIGVIGLFGKSSADLAGTLTASVGPLAITRTGSFGDSITSVGDLYPQATLKWNAGLHNFMTYVTGDIPVGAYSPTRLANLGIGHAAIDTGGGYTYFNPQTGHEFSAVAGLTYNFKNPDTQYQNGIDFHVDWGASQFLSKQAFIGLVGYAYQQITDDFGQHPALGGFRSRVLGIGPQVGFLFPVGDMQGYLNLKGYGEFAAENRPAGWNTWLTFSISPMAPTTVAATRRITTK, encoded by the coding sequence ATGGCGATGATGTCGGTCTCGCCTGCGGCGGTCTACGCCGACGAAGGCGGCGTCTCATATTGGCTTCCCGGCCGCTTCAGCAGCCTTGCAGCGACGCCTCAGGTCCCCGGCTGGTCGATGGCGGCGGTTTATTATCACACCAGCGTAAGCGCCTTCGGCAGCGCAGCAGCGGCCAGGGAAATCCATGTCGGCAGAATCCCCGCCACCGTGAACGTCGATCTGAACCTGCGCCTGAATGCGCAGGCGGATCTCGTGATGCTCAATCCTACCTATACGTTTGCAACGCCGGTGCTGGGCGGACAACTAGCCATCGGCGTAATTGGACTGTTCGGAAAGTCGAGCGCCGATCTTGCCGGAACGCTGACCGCTTCCGTCGGCCCGCTGGCGATAACGCGCACGGGCAGCTTCGGCGATTCGATCACCTCGGTCGGCGACCTCTATCCGCAGGCAACGCTCAAGTGGAACGCCGGCCTCCACAATTTCATGACTTACGTGACGGGAGACATTCCCGTCGGGGCTTACAGTCCGACCCGCCTCGCCAATCTCGGCATCGGTCACGCTGCCATCGACACCGGCGGCGGCTACACCTACTTCAATCCGCAAACCGGCCATGAATTTTCGGCCGTCGCGGGACTCACCTACAATTTCAAGAATCCGGACACGCAGTACCAGAACGGCATCGACTTCCACGTGGATTGGGGTGCCTCTCAGTTTCTATCAAAGCAGGCTTTCATCGGCCTTGTGGGTTATGCCTATCAGCAGATCACCGATGACTTTGGCCAGCACCCGGCTCTGGGCGGCTTCCGCTCCCGGGTGCTCGGCATCGGTCCGCAGGTCGGCTTCCTGTTTCCTGTAGGAGACATGCAGGGCTATCTGAACCTGAAAGGATACGGTGAGTTCGCCGCAGAGAATCGCCCGGCCGGCTGGAACACGTGGCTAACCTTTTCGATTTCGCCGATGGCGCCCACCACCGTGGCGGCAACTCGGCGAATAACTACGAAATAG
- a CDS encoding radical SAM protein, whose amino-acid sequence MGPAGFEPATRPLRAARANKATVDFPAFSLEIGCVRCVLARLFWYETGAEDLRMRTNANLELDAGTKTFASGLLPDLIAALRRSRKGDLVAVISGDPSVGPELEAWCRFTRNSLVDATVEDGRTRWVLRYGEAPENVGEDRPVGSRLWLYTNFDCNLSCDYCCVRSSPKAPRRALGIERVRRIAIEAAELGVSEIFVTGGEPFMLPDIGEILAACAAAAPIIVLTNGMLFEGRRLETLRSLPRERVTLQISLDSPTPERHDSHRGGGTWARAWKGIERARAEGFRVRLAATVSTDAEADEFRSFLDAHHISEENRVIRRIALRGSATQGIALARADLVPEVTITAEGVFWHPVGAEDNDLLVSREIFPLAESFAAVRRAFDRESEHQRRLAMIFNCA is encoded by the coding sequence GTGGGCCCGGCAGGATTCGAACCTGCAACCAGACCGTTACGAGCGGCGAGGGCAAACAAAGCGACCGTTGATTTTCCTGCATTTTCGTTGGAAATTGGCTGTGTTCGTTGCGTTCTGGCGAGATTGTTCTGGTACGAAACCGGTGCCGAGGATCTACGCATGAGGACCAATGCCAACCTTGAACTCGACGCCGGCACCAAGACATTCGCCTCGGGCCTGCTGCCGGATTTGATAGCTGCGCTGCGGCGCAGCCGTAAGGGTGACCTTGTGGCCGTGATCAGCGGTGATCCGAGTGTGGGCCCGGAGCTCGAGGCATGGTGTCGCTTCACCCGCAACAGTTTGGTTGACGCGACAGTCGAAGACGGTCGCACGCGATGGGTGCTTCGGTACGGGGAGGCGCCTGAGAATGTGGGGGAAGATCGGCCTGTTGGCTCTCGCTTGTGGCTTTACACCAACTTCGATTGCAACCTGAGCTGCGACTATTGCTGCGTGCGCTCGTCACCCAAAGCTCCGCGGCGGGCTCTCGGTATCGAGCGGGTGCGGCGGATCGCGATCGAGGCCGCGGAGCTCGGCGTGAGTGAGATTTTTGTCACCGGCGGCGAGCCGTTCATGCTGCCGGATATCGGCGAGATCCTTGCAGCGTGTGCTGCTGCGGCGCCGATTATTGTGCTCACCAACGGTATGCTATTCGAGGGACGTCGGCTCGAAACGCTCCGCTCACTGCCGCGCGAGCGCGTAACGTTGCAGATTAGCCTCGACAGCCCCACGCCGGAGCGCCACGACAGCCATCGAGGAGGTGGAACATGGGCACGCGCCTGGAAGGGGATCGAACGGGCCCGCGCTGAAGGATTCCGCGTGCGATTGGCCGCGACAGTGTCGACTGACGCAGAGGCCGATGAGTTCCGCAGCTTCCTTGACGCTCATCATATTAGCGAGGAGAACCGGGTGATCAGGCGGATTGCGCTGCGAGGCTCCGCCACGCAGGGCATCGCTTTGGCAAGGGCGGACCTGGTTCCCGAGGTGACGATCACTGCGGAGGGCGTATTTTGGCATCCGGTTGGAGCCGAGGATAACGACCTGCTGGTCAGCCGTGAAATCTTTCCGCTCGCCGAATCCTTCGCAGCCGTGCGCCGCGCCTTCGATCGCGAATCCGAGCATCAGCGCAGGTTGGCGATGATTTTCAATTGCGCCTGA
- a CDS encoding phosphate/phosphite/phosphonate ABC transporter substrate-binding protein, which produces MSRTIWVGAVAYDPKVVGIWEGMRRYFHDEAGLAVEVVLFQSYEAQVAALLASPSERLPRIDIGWNTNLAYVQADAWSDHRCRPIAMRDTDVGWMTKIVAVTGGSVAKLADLNGRTLALGSRDSGHAAILPVYFLEREGLFEGKDYQTLRFNTDLGKHGDTGTSEADVVRAVLDGRADAGAIGSPFWNTVRTERLVPQGALTEIWTSQPFNHCMFTARSDLDPALEQQFAKALFGMSYDNPAHRPVLEAEGLRQWIAPQLDAYAQLREASTQQGFLTRPLA; this is translated from the coding sequence ATGAGCCGGACGATCTGGGTAGGCGCCGTCGCATATGATCCGAAAGTGGTTGGTATCTGGGAGGGCATGCGACGCTACTTTCACGATGAAGCGGGCCTCGCCGTCGAAGTGGTGCTGTTTCAGAGCTACGAGGCGCAGGTCGCAGCTCTCCTGGCCTCGCCGAGTGAGCGGCTGCCGCGCATCGACATCGGATGGAATACGAATCTCGCCTATGTCCAGGCCGATGCCTGGAGCGACCATCGCTGTCGGCCGATCGCGATGCGCGATACGGATGTGGGCTGGATGACCAAGATCGTCGCGGTTACCGGCGGGTCCGTCGCCAAGCTTGCTGACCTTAACGGCCGCACCCTGGCTCTCGGCAGCCGCGACAGCGGCCATGCGGCGATCCTCCCGGTTTACTTTCTGGAGCGCGAGGGACTGTTTGAGGGAAAAGACTACCAAACGCTGCGCTTCAACACCGACCTTGGCAAGCACGGCGATACCGGCACCAGCGAGGCCGATGTCGTTCGCGCGGTGCTCGACGGCCGCGCCGATGCCGGCGCCATTGGCAGCCCGTTCTGGAATACCGTGCGTACCGAGCGCCTGGTGCCGCAAGGTGCGCTGACCGAGATCTGGACATCGCAACCCTTCAATCACTGCATGTTCACGGCGCGGTCGGATCTGGACCCCGCGTTGGAGCAGCAGTTTGCCAAAGCATTGTTTGGGATGAGCTACGATAACCCGGCCCATCGTCCTGTGCTCGAAGCGGAAGGGTTGCGCCAATGGATAGCACCGCAGCTTGATGCGTATGCGCAACTACGGGAAGCGTCGACGCAGCAAGGTTTCCTAACGCGGCCTTTGGCCTAG
- a CDS encoding acyl-CoA dehydrogenase family protein encodes MNHETAVSNAKEIADRILAPTARQNDKEARFSSEAIAALGSAGLMGITLPTEMGGSALGPRTFAAVVAILAEADASAAMVYLMHMSATATIATARPGATVTQTLKDISAGKHLTTLAFSEAGSRSHFWAPVSRAQRNAANVHLTAKKSWVTSAGHAQSYVVSALAPEGKSPTDSTLYLVASDTPGLSVAGPWDGLGMRANASAPMILDDCKIKADLQLTDDGAGFKAMLEVVLPLFNLGTSAVALGLCRAAVSGTAAHLNGARFEHLGQTLGESLPTLRAQLATMQIDTDGLAARVDDLVDHLERPRDTTMLRVLESKAAAGDVAIAVTSAAMRACGGAAFSKHLAIERLFRDAHAGAVMAPTGDVLREFIGKAVLGIPLF; translated from the coding sequence ATGAATCACGAGACCGCAGTTTCGAATGCCAAAGAGATCGCCGATCGCATTCTCGCACCGACGGCCAGGCAAAATGACAAGGAAGCGCGATTTTCGTCCGAGGCAATCGCGGCGCTCGGTTCGGCCGGATTGATGGGGATCACGCTGCCCACCGAGATGGGCGGCTCGGCCCTAGGACCGCGGACGTTCGCTGCCGTCGTCGCGATACTTGCAGAAGCGGACGCGTCCGCCGCGATGGTTTATTTGATGCACATGAGCGCTACCGCGACGATCGCCACGGCCCGTCCGGGTGCCACGGTCACGCAGACGCTAAAGGATATTTCGGCCGGAAAACACCTGACCACCCTGGCATTCAGCGAAGCCGGATCGCGGAGCCACTTCTGGGCGCCCGTCTCGCGAGCGCAGCGAAACGCCGCCAACGTGCACCTCACGGCCAAGAAATCATGGGTGACAAGCGCCGGTCATGCACAAAGCTACGTTGTTTCGGCGCTCGCGCCTGAAGGCAAGAGCCCGACGGATTCAACCCTTTATCTTGTCGCCAGTGACACGCCCGGATTGTCGGTCGCCGGCCCGTGGGATGGTCTCGGGATGCGCGCCAACGCTTCTGCGCCGATGATCCTGGATGATTGCAAGATTAAAGCCGATCTCCAGCTGACCGACGATGGCGCCGGGTTCAAGGCGATGCTGGAAGTCGTGCTTCCGCTATTCAACCTCGGAACATCAGCGGTCGCGCTTGGTCTTTGCCGGGCTGCGGTGTCGGGGACGGCAGCACATCTCAACGGCGCTCGCTTCGAGCATTTGGGCCAGACGCTCGGCGAGAGCCTGCCGACGCTTCGCGCACAGCTTGCAACGATGCAGATCGACACCGATGGGCTTGCCGCGCGCGTCGACGATCTCGTCGATCATCTTGAGCGCCCCCGAGATACCACCATGCTGCGCGTGCTGGAGAGCAAGGCGGCGGCGGGTGACGTTGCCATCGCCGTCACCTCGGCAGCGATGCGGGCGTGCGGAGGCGCTGCGTTTTCCAAGCATCTGGCCATAGAGCGATTGTTCCGCGATGCACATGCAGGCGCCGTCATGGCGCCGACGGGCGATGTGCTGCGCGAGTTCATCGGGAAAGCCGTTTTGGGAATACCACTGTTCTGA